In Pecten maximus chromosome 10, xPecMax1.1, whole genome shotgun sequence, one genomic interval encodes:
- the LOC117335360 gene encoding SPRY domain-containing protein 3-like isoform X2: MLARSNIYSHENLVAMEIRYPNQFMHVFRHHQRIHQDAGQVRDADVEAGQPRYANISVDGDILSYSPNDRFSVGLYVAGEPLTPEDYYFEVEILDIGSRGTIGVGLVPQRYPLDAQPGWRAFSVGFHADDGKLYKANGFGKPFGTKSQTGDRIGCGIKFSAPEEGPGQSVKVFFTHNGKEVGMMMMQAPARGLYPAVGMHSSGEEVRLNLEAEWLYEDLVLMAVDNGEEDWSRLHDVRLNGTTLEYMGRGKSIHDVGLAQARWPLDTTYHYFEIEIMDPGENCYIAIGVARRNYPHHRHPGWNKGSIAYHADDGKIFVGSGVGDPFGPRCHKGDIMGCGILFPPDYDGETDSDLSPDDPDVHNDMIDDFSDDSDEDDIIPGGRFLDQNGTKVWIFFTRNGKMIGKKQVPIPKGGFFPTVGMLSSCEKVKIDLRPLTG; the protein is encoded by the exons AACTTAGTGGCCATGGAAATACGATATCCAAATCAATTCATGCATGTATTTAGACATCACCAGAGAATTCACCAGGATGCAGGTCAGGTGCGAGATGCTGACGTAGAAGCAGGACAACCAAGATATGCCAACATCAGTGTTGATGGAGATATTCTCAG CTATTCCCCTAATGACAGATTCAGTGTTGGCTTGTACGTAGCTGGGGAACCTCTCACACCAGAAGATTACTACTTTGAGGTGGAAATTCTTGACATTGGCAGTCGTGGGACCATAG GCGTGGGTCTGGTACCTCAGAGATACCCATTAGATGCCCAGCCTGGATGGAGAGCATTTTCTGTAGGGTTCCATGCTGATGACGGGAA GCTTTACAAAGCTAATGGTTTTGGCAAACCTTTTGGCACCAAGAGTCAGACTGGGGACAGGATAGGATGTGGAATCAAATTCTCAGCTCCAGAGGAGGGGCCAGGGCAGTCTGTAAAGGTCTTCTTCACACACAATGGGAAGGAG GTTGGCATGATGATGATGCAGGCCCCAGCCCGGGGGTTGTATCCTGCTGTAGGAATGCATTCCTCAGGGGAAGAGGTCCGTCTGAACCTGGAAGCCGAGTGGCTGTACGAAGATCTGGTCCTTATGGCTGTTGACAATGGGGAAGAGGACTGGTCTCGTCTCCATGATGTCAGACTAAATGGCACA ACCTTGGAGTACATGGGACGAGGGAAAAGTATACATGATGTTGGTCTAGCTCAAGCCAGATGGCCCCTTGACACAACATAccattattttgaaattgaaataatggATCCTGGTGAAAACTGCTACATTGCCATAGGTGTTGCCAGGAGA AATTATCCCCACCACCGACACCCTGGATGGAACAAAGGATCCATAGCCTACCACGCTGATGATGGTAAAATATTTGTCGGCTCTGGAGTTGGAGATCCATTTGGACCAAGATGTCATAAAG GTGATATAATGGGCTGTGGTATCCTGTTCCCTCCGGACTACGACGGAGAAACAGACAGTGACCTTTCTCCTGATGACCCAGATGTTCATAATGATATGATCGACGACTTCAGTGATGATTCTGACGAAGATGACATCATACCAGGTGGACGATTTTTAGACCAAAATGGTACCAAAGTATGG ataTTTTTTACAAGAAATGGAAAAATGATTGGGAAAAAACAGGTTCCTATACCAAAAGGAGGTTTCTTCCCTACTGTGGGTATGTTGAGTAGTTGTGAAAAGGTGAAGATCGACCTCAGACCACTCACTGGTTGA
- the LOC117335360 gene encoding SPRY domain-containing protein 3-like isoform X1, whose translation MNEKDVVSSLQNLVAMEIRYPNQFMHVFRHHQRIHQDAGQVRDADVEAGQPRYANISVDGDILSYSPNDRFSVGLYVAGEPLTPEDYYFEVEILDIGSRGTIGVGLVPQRYPLDAQPGWRAFSVGFHADDGKLYKANGFGKPFGTKSQTGDRIGCGIKFSAPEEGPGQSVKVFFTHNGKEVGMMMMQAPARGLYPAVGMHSSGEEVRLNLEAEWLYEDLVLMAVDNGEEDWSRLHDVRLNGTTLEYMGRGKSIHDVGLAQARWPLDTTYHYFEIEIMDPGENCYIAIGVARRNYPHHRHPGWNKGSIAYHADDGKIFVGSGVGDPFGPRCHKGDIMGCGILFPPDYDGETDSDLSPDDPDVHNDMIDDFSDDSDEDDIIPGGRFLDQNGTKVWIFFTRNGKMIGKKQVPIPKGGFFPTVGMLSSCEKVKIDLRPLTG comes from the exons AACTTAGTGGCCATGGAAATACGATATCCAAATCAATTCATGCATGTATTTAGACATCACCAGAGAATTCACCAGGATGCAGGTCAGGTGCGAGATGCTGACGTAGAAGCAGGACAACCAAGATATGCCAACATCAGTGTTGATGGAGATATTCTCAG CTATTCCCCTAATGACAGATTCAGTGTTGGCTTGTACGTAGCTGGGGAACCTCTCACACCAGAAGATTACTACTTTGAGGTGGAAATTCTTGACATTGGCAGTCGTGGGACCATAG GCGTGGGTCTGGTACCTCAGAGATACCCATTAGATGCCCAGCCTGGATGGAGAGCATTTTCTGTAGGGTTCCATGCTGATGACGGGAA GCTTTACAAAGCTAATGGTTTTGGCAAACCTTTTGGCACCAAGAGTCAGACTGGGGACAGGATAGGATGTGGAATCAAATTCTCAGCTCCAGAGGAGGGGCCAGGGCAGTCTGTAAAGGTCTTCTTCACACACAATGGGAAGGAG GTTGGCATGATGATGATGCAGGCCCCAGCCCGGGGGTTGTATCCTGCTGTAGGAATGCATTCCTCAGGGGAAGAGGTCCGTCTGAACCTGGAAGCCGAGTGGCTGTACGAAGATCTGGTCCTTATGGCTGTTGACAATGGGGAAGAGGACTGGTCTCGTCTCCATGATGTCAGACTAAATGGCACA ACCTTGGAGTACATGGGACGAGGGAAAAGTATACATGATGTTGGTCTAGCTCAAGCCAGATGGCCCCTTGACACAACATAccattattttgaaattgaaataatggATCCTGGTGAAAACTGCTACATTGCCATAGGTGTTGCCAGGAGA AATTATCCCCACCACCGACACCCTGGATGGAACAAAGGATCCATAGCCTACCACGCTGATGATGGTAAAATATTTGTCGGCTCTGGAGTTGGAGATCCATTTGGACCAAGATGTCATAAAG GTGATATAATGGGCTGTGGTATCCTGTTCCCTCCGGACTACGACGGAGAAACAGACAGTGACCTTTCTCCTGATGACCCAGATGTTCATAATGATATGATCGACGACTTCAGTGATGATTCTGACGAAGATGACATCATACCAGGTGGACGATTTTTAGACCAAAATGGTACCAAAGTATGG ataTTTTTTACAAGAAATGGAAAAATGATTGGGAAAAAACAGGTTCCTATACCAAAAGGAGGTTTCTTCCCTACTGTGGGTATGTTGAGTAGTTGTGAAAAGGTGAAGATCGACCTCAGACCACTCACTGGTTGA